A window of the Pogona vitticeps strain Pit_001003342236 chromosome 4, PviZW2.1, whole genome shotgun sequence genome harbors these coding sequences:
- the RHOC gene encoding rho-related GTP-binding protein RhoC, producing the protein MAAIRKKLVIVGDGACGKTCLLIVFSKDQFPEVYVPTVFENYIADIEVDGKQVELALWDTAGQEDYDRLRPLSYPDTDVILMCFSIDSPDSLENIPEKWTPEVKHFCPNVPIILVGNKKDLRNDEHTRRELAKMKQEPVKPEEGRDMANRINAFGYLECSAKTKDGVREVFEMATRAALQVRKNRKRKGCPLL; encoded by the exons atgGCAGCCATCAGAAAGAAGCTGGTGATTGTGGGCGACGGTGCCTGCGGGAAGACCTGCCTGCTGATTGTCTTCAGCAAAGATCAGTTCCCAGAGGTCTATGTACCAACTGTCTTTGAAAACTACATTGCAGACATCGAAGTAGATGGGAAGCAG GTGGAGCTAGCCCTCTGGGATACAGCTGGGCAGGAAGACTATGACAGGCTGCGACCCCTCTCATATCCAGACACAGACGTCATCCTCATGTGCTTCTCCATTGACAGTCCAGACAGTTTAG AGAACATACCAGAGAAATGGACTCCTGAAGTGAAACACTTCTGTCCTAATGTGCCCATCATCCTTGTGGGAAACAAGAAGGATTTGCGAAATGATGAGCACACCCGCAGGGAACTGGCGAAGATGAAGCAG GAGCCGGTGAAGCCAGAGGAAGGGCGAGACATGGCCAACAGGATCAACGCTTTTGGCTACCTTGAGTGCTCAGCCAAGACAAAGGATGGTGTGAGGGAAGTGTTTGAAATGGCCACTCGAGCTGCCTTGCAAGTGAGGAAGAACAGAAAGCGCAAAGGCTGCCCGCTGTTGTGA